The Paenibacillus sp. 481 DNA window GAAAAATAATGACGCGCCGATTATTACGATAGTGGAGTTGGCTGATTATTTAGGTCGACAAGGCGCGCAGACGATCGGCATGAATTTAGGTGGATCGGGTACGTTTGAGTTCGGCACGATTAAATGGGTTCCGGCCTTGCATAGCTCATCGGTGACAGAGAGTGATGGTACTATTATTTACTTAGGGAACCCAGCGGGTATCGTTCTCCAAGTAGATGATTTTACGCTTTACCATGCGGGGGATACGGCCTTGTTTAGCGATATGAAGCTAATCGGGGAACGGTTTAAGCCGGATGTTGCTTTTTTACCGATCGGAAGTTTCTTTACGATGGACCCAGAAGACGCGTTGCTCGCGGCGCAGTGGGTAAAAGCGAAACATATTGTCCCGATTCATTACAATACGTTTCCCGTGATTGAACAAGACGGTGCTCAATTCGTTAACCAATTGAAGGTGCTCGGTATTCACGGCTATGCGTTGCAACCAGGTGAGTCTTTAAATACAGATGAATTAAATAAATGATCTAAATGTGCCAGAGCAATAACCAGAAAGCCTCTAACGTGAAGCGTTAGGGGCTTTTTTATTTGTTTATGTGGGATACAAATCATTGTGCGCGTGTCTTATATAACTTATGGATATGTTAGTTAAATAAAACAGGAATATTTGGACAACATAAATCCAGCGCAACAATAGATCTACCAGAC harbors:
- a CDS encoding metal-dependent hydrolase, producing the protein MNIQFLGHAGVMLQTERHRIIIDPFLTDNPKAGASAKEIKADFVLLTHGHSDHIGDAVQIAKNNDAPIITIVELADYLGRQGAQTIGMNLGGSGTFEFGTIKWVPALHSSSVTESDGTIIYLGNPAGIVLQVDDFTLYHAGDTALFSDMKLIGERFKPDVAFLPIGSFFTMDPEDALLAAQWVKAKHIVPIHYNTFPVIEQDGAQFVNQLKVLGIHGYALQPGESLNTDELNK